The genomic segment CACCACTGAGGGCGGAGCGGCCCGCCGGACCCCGGGGACCCGGGCGCCCGGCGGGCCGCCGCCGTGGTTCAGCGCGGCAGCGCCTGGCCCAGGCGGGCGCCGGCCTCCGGGGCGCCGAAGGCCGAGGGGCCGAACGAGACGATGCCGGTGGTGGTCAGCGAGGCGGCGGCGCCGCGCAGGACCCACACCGCGCCCGAGTCCCGGAACGAGCCGTCCTCCAGGGGAGCGCCGGCGGCCAGGTCGTCCAGTCCGTCGCCGTCGGTGTCCTGCAGGGCGAGGGCCGCGCCGAAGCGGTCACCGGCCTCGGCGATCCCCGGGACGCCCGCCGTGTCCTGGTGGAAGGCGCGGGCGCCGGTGCCGGACAGCCCGCCCGCGGCGCCCTTGAGCAGGACGACGGCACCGGCGTCCGCGCCCGCGGGCAGATCCTCGTGGGGGACGCCGGCGGCGATGTCCGCGCGGCCGTCGCCGGTGACGTCACCGGCGGCGAGCGCGGCGCCGAACTGGTCACCCGCCTCGCTCGCACCCGGGACGCCCGCCGTGTCCTGGTCGATGACCGCGGTGCGGGTGCCCGGGCCGTCCGCCGTGCCGTAGACGACCTTGACCGACCCCGGGTCGGTCGGCAGGTCCTCGTTGACGCCGCCGGGCACCGTCCGCATCACCAGGTCGCCGTGGCCGTCGCCGTCCACGTCACCGATCACCGCGGAGGCACCGCGCCCGGGGGAGGCGCTGCCGCGGGCGAGACCGGTGGCGGTGCCCCGCCAGAAGATGGCCGGTTCGGTCATCTCTTCGAAGTCGTGCAGGCTGACGAGGTCGTCCCGGCCGTCACCGGTGATGTCGCCCGCGACCAGGTCCCGGGGTTCGAACACCCTGCCGGTGGGCACGTCCGCCGTACCGGCCGGTGCGGCGCCGCGCGTGAACGGGCCGTAGAGGATCCGCAGGTCGCCCCACTCCTCGGAGACCGAGCTGACGCCCACCAGGTCGGCGTGCCCGTCGCCGTTGAAGTCCCCGCCGGTCAGGCTGTCGCCGCTCGTCCCGGCGGAGACGGGCAGCACGGTGCCGCCGTCCAGGCCGAACCGGGAACCCCAGAGGACGGTGACGGAGGAGGTCCCCGGGGTCTCCACGGCGAGGTCGGTGTAGCCGTCGCCGTCGAGGTCGCGGGCGACCGTGCGGTGGCCGAACCGCCCGCCGGCGGCCGGCGAGCCGGGGACCCCGGCCGTGGCCTGGCTGATGACGTGCCGCCGCTCGGTCTCCACCCCACCGGAGGAGCTGTACACCACGACGACGTACCCGGCCTCCGCCAGACCGCCGATGGTGGCGCCGGGCGCCGAGGAGGCGACATCGGCGTGCCCGTCCCCGTCGAAGTCGGGCTGCGGCGCGAGCCCGGCCGGACGGGCGGCCGGCGCGCTCTCCCCGGCGCTCGCGGGGAGCGCCAGGAGCGACGGCACGGTCGCGAGGGCGGCCACGACCGCGCAGCGCGCGACGAGGGACGGGCGGATACGGCGACGCACAGAGGGCCTCCAGGGAAGTCGTCACACGAGCGGGGAGCGCCGCGTGTTCACCGGGCCGCAAGCGCGTGTTGGCCCGGTGAACACCTTCGGCGCACCTCTGACGACGACTCGGCGCGCTGAACGGTTGCGCTGCCGTGTCACCGTTCAGCACGTCCGTGTAACGCCCCAACCGCCTTTCCCGGGCGGCGGGTTGACGGACTCAGCCCCGGGCGCCGGCCGTGGCGCCCGGGCCAGGGGCGCCCGCGGCGGCGGCCGGGTCGTGGCGCAGGGCGCTGGGCCACCACACCGCCGGCCCGATGTCCCGGGTGAGCGCGGGCACCAGCAGCGACCGCACCACCAGGGTGTCCAGCAGGACGCCGAAGGCCACGATGAAGGCGATCTGGACGAGGAACGCCAGCGGGATGACGACCAGCGCGGCGAACGTCGCGGCCAGCACCACCCCGGCCGAGGTGATCACCCCGCCGGTCGCCGTCAGCCCCTTGAGGACGCCCATGCGGGTGCCGCGGAGCTGCGCTTCTTCCCGGACCCGCGTCATCAGGAAGATGTTGTAGTCCACGCCGAGGGCCACCAGGAAGACGAATCCGTACAGCGGCACGGACGGATCGACCCCGCCGAAGCCGAAGACGTGCTCGAAGACGAGCGTGGCGACGCCGATCGTCGCCCCGTAGTTGAGGGCGACGGTGAGGACCAGCAGCACCGGCAGCAGCAGCGAGCGGAGCAGCGCCACCAGGATCACCAGGATGATGGCCAGCACCACCGGGACGATCACCTTCAGATCCC from the Streptomyces xinghaiensis S187 genome contains:
- a CDS encoding FG-GAP and VCBS repeat-containing protein — encoded protein: MRRRIRPSLVARCAVVAALATVPSLLALPASAGESAPAARPAGLAPQPDFDGDGHADVASSAPGATIGGLAEAGYVVVVYSSSGGVETERRHVISQATAGVPGSPAAGGRFGHRTVARDLDGDGYTDLAVETPGTSSVTVLWGSRFGLDGGTVLPVSAGTSGDSLTGGDFNGDGHADLVGVSSVSEEWGDLRILYGPFTRGAAPAGTADVPTGRVFEPRDLVAGDITGDGRDDLVSLHDFEEMTEPAIFWRGTATGLARGSASPGRGASAVIGDVDGDGHGDLVMRTVPGGVNEDLPTDPGSVKVVYGTADGPGTRTAVIDQDTAGVPGASEAGDQFGAALAAGDVTGDGRADIAAGVPHEDLPAGADAGAVVLLKGAAGGLSGTGARAFHQDTAGVPGIAEAGDRFGAALALQDTDGDGLDDLAAGAPLEDGSFRDSGAVWVLRGAAASLTTTGIVSFGPSAFGAPEAGARLGQALPR